ggtaaataaaaaaaacaaaaccggtcatacacataaaatgttacatgtctgtctgagtgtgtatgtgtgtgcgtctgaaatctgattgaatgacacaggaaacgaatgatgagccggcgcccagtgacagccgtcagtcggctctacccaggtaggcagcctgtggtgcaaatgtccccgtgtatgtaaagcgcttagagcttggtctctgaccgaggataggcgctatataagtatccacatcaatcaatcaacaattatatacatataaacaaaggagggagtgggggagggtgtgtgtgtgtgtgtgtggggggggggggggggatagacaagGAGATGAGTGGATGCACAAGTGAAGAAATGATAACGGCACCAGAAcagtacttaaaaaaacaaaacctgataACACATAGTCAACAATCAAAAATAAAAGCAGccgaaactgaaaaagaaaaatagaaagatagaaacaatATCAAATCACATAGAAACAAATACGGAAATTAGAGTAACAAAAATGAAGAATGGAACAAAACAAGAactaagaaatgaaagaaaacgcAGAAATCAAACGAGGTAAACagataaacttcttcttctgcattcgtgggctgcaactcccacgttcactcgtatgtgcacgagtgggcttttacgtgtatgaccgtttttaccccgccatgtaggcagccaaactccgcttACGGGGGGTATTTGCTGGGtaaatttttgtttccataacccaccgaacgcgacatggattacaggatctttaacatgcggatttgatcttctgcttgcgtatacacacgaaaggggttcaggcacaagcaggtctgcagtgtgttgacctgggagatcggaaaaatctccatcctttacccaccaggcgccgttaccgagattcgaacccgggacccttagattgaaagtccaacgcttcaaccactcggctattgcgcccataaaaaaaaggggtgaagaagaaggaaaagaagaataaggaaggaaacaggacaaagaaacaaatgacAGGATCAcaaggaacaacaacaccaccaccaccagcacattCATTCTCAGGGGTCCGAGCGCTGAACATTATAGACAAGAAAGTCAGAATCATATTTTGAGGAATAATGGAAATAAGAAACATCTGATTtcactttcaacacacacacacataaacgaggaaaacaaaacaaagctacgAGTACAGCGCACTCCTTACAGTGAGCGCATTACTCCTTCCATAAATGTCGAACTGTTACTgaattacacccccccccacacacacacacacctcccacccactGTTCTTGAACGCCTCTTTCTTATCCATTCCTACCCCAACTGCATATCATTCCACAAACTTATATGGCAATCCGTTAACGTTTTTACTTTTCAACCCTGTCTTCGAATGGTGAAACATGCTTTTAAACATCACCCAGTTCGGGATAACTGATCGCCACAAAAATCCCATTAGTTAATCACTGAGTCATAGTTGACATCCCCTCACAATATCAGCATCACTCATTTACATttaaccccaccacccctccaacatACACattactatctgtctgtctgtctgtctgtctgtactcacCTGCAGGACTGCTTCAAAAGGTTGCTCTcgccgctctgtctctgtctcatccatTGAACGTCTCTTGTAGCCGGGGCCTGAAAGCACAGGCATGTGTTACAGAAGATGGAAGCACAGACTTCACACAAGAAAGATCATCATCATGGTACATGTAAGTACAGACTTTTGACATGTGAACAGAGGCACATTATAAATGCATtgtgacatgcacacacgcatacatataggATATATACACTTTGCGATACGGGATGATAGTTCACTACCAATACCCAGATATCGGGATGATAGTTCACCACCAATACCCAGATATCGGGATGATAGTTCACCACCAATACCCAGATATCGGGATTATAGTTCACCACCAATACCCAGATATCGGGATGATAGTTCACCACCAATACCCAGATATCGGGATGATAGTTCACCACCAATACCCAGATATCGGGATGACAGTTCACTACCGATACCCAGATATCGGGATGACAGTTCACTACCGATACCCAGATATCGGGATGACAGTTCACTACCGATACCCAGATATCGAAGGAGTCCACAGAGGACGAACTGCAGTCACATCAGGCATACACTTGGCTCTCTCCCTCTAAGACAATTCAAACGAGCCCCCTGTTGAAGTCTTTGAAGGGGTTTTGTATTAATTTTCCGAACGGAATGGATGTTTGGTTGTTTCATGTGGTATGTATATACtactatataaacacacacacacacacatctctctctctctctctctctctctatatatatatatatatatatatatatatctaacagaCTTCCCTGCCCTCCACAAGTCTTACATCATGGGGAAATATCCCTGCTACCTTGTAGGTCAACTTGGAAAAGTCAAAGTCTAAGGGAGTAattcccaccaccactccctccaccccaccccccaaaacacacacacacacacacacacacacacacacacacacacacacacacacacacacacaatccagagTGGACCCATCAACGTGGCTTAGTGATGAAACCCCATCGCTCCTGCGGCTCCTTCAGTCGTGGTCAGAACgtgcctctctgtgcccctcctgGCTACAGCGGCTGGGCCGTGAGCGGGGTGGTGGTGCTCGGGCAACCCACGACTTCCATTCGCCCAGGACTCCGTGACACcattcctctcctctctttgcCTCCCTTTCCAAGTCCTGGGGCGATGGGCCAGTGGCAACAACGGCAGGAGGtcccgcgggacggttggccttagccgctttgtttgtcggtcaaGTTAAGTCTtactgtgcttgtgccccagcgttgatacttctcgttctctctccattgacttcttcctccaccacacgtttattattcattttcttcactttatttatatctcagcttagttttgttcaaaactcatgtatgttcacgtcttaacttctagttatgatgacatccgtcacatattcagtatgtacatgtatcaggacaggactttatataagattttcttgttgtcctgttcatcgttttgtgacatgttccaaataaaatactgtttaactctctccatacgaacggcgaaagagacgacgttaacagcgtttcaccccaattaccatcatcaaaatattgcaatcggaaggctcttatactgaagaggtaagtgttgacaaagaaaaccacaattctgacgacggaagctaaaggttgggtcattcagacacccactgggcatccgaggggtctgtgtagaggagaagagaggactggccgtactgagtgagttaaagcaacgGCAGGAGTCATGTCGTTGGGAACCGCGAGTCACGGACCTGCACATGGACGGCCAGGGTTGCATGGTCGTTCTCTCTTCACTCCATGCAAGGGCGGGATGCGACAGCTACTCTGGCGGtggagcagccctcttcagggacagcactgctcccCCTCTTGAGTAAGGGTCTCGAAAAGGAGACCAAAAGGAAAGCTTGTCTTCTCGCACCCTGTCAGCGTACCGCAGCTAACTGGACATTTACAATGTCAGTCGAAACGTAAAGAAATCATCCTCGAAAGAAATTAATTTTATGTGCTGAATTCTGAAATATTAGGACACCGATTGAGAACAAGCACTGCGGCAAACCAGAACGTCGAACAGCACTCACTGGTCGCCAGCTCCagagatacaacatcgacattgctGCCCTCAGCGAAACACGCCCAGGAGACACTGGGGAGATAACTGGAGCTGGCTACGCTTTCTTTTGGTCAGGAAGGACTTTATATGAACGCTGGAAAGCTGGGGTTGGGTTTGCCATCTACATCGCAATCGTCAAGTACCTGGGTTCCCTCCCTAAAGGAACCAGCGACCACCTGATCGTGATGAGGTGCTGTTGTAAGGGAAGACGCACATGACGTACTCACCCACCTTGACCTACTTCCAGAAGGAGACAGCACTGCTCTATCTGAACCTCGTTGGCATGCTATGTTctgtcctttatatatatatatatatattttttttttttttttataatttatttatttatttatttagttagttttttcatcattattaattGGCGTCTTTGATCAGATCGTAGAGGCATGTGTTGATCGGTCCATCAGTCTGCACTgtttgagagggagacagagaacgcGTCCGATCCGCCGATCATGGTTTCGCCAAAGGAACTGGACTTGTCCGGGGTGATCATAGTTTATATATCGTAATttcattcttattattgttgcttttattattattctttttttttgctgccccatcatgtgcaccACTTCAGTCGCATTACTCtcacgccactcattccgagtcatCCATACAAGGTACAACCGGTTCGTCTGTCGCATTTCCAGCGTCAGCATTCTGCAGGAAACCAttcattgatgttaggtcgccaggagaccacacaccagaggagaccctgcacggcTGCTGAggcacttcagtggtgttcagtcgcgcctgttctgattttacgtacttagcaCATCATCTTATTAGCCCCCTACTGACGAGAATagtagcttagtcgcggagccagactgagtgagtaccccccccccccaccccaccccacacctcatccaCGCCCTCTCTTCCCCTACCAGAGTGGATACCGCCACCACTTCCCTCAAACGACaaccacccatgaatctgccgacactgaagaccttgtcaggactcaccccaagcacggaagtggatgggtatcataatgatatcccggcgttcaccaggccagagagatacatacacttgCAGTGATGGTCAGGAAATGAGAGCAAAACACCTAAaggcgcatccgtgaagtggatgatactcgactgtgtggtcacaGTCTTCCCATATTAGCTCATAACACACTCAACGCTAGGCAGGAGCtagccgcgggccgaaaaaaacacctccgctgggaatcgaacccgcgtctttccagccgtcagtccgcgacgataaccacttggccacggcggcTGGCTGTCATTGCTTTCTGGTAATGATGGCAAAGTACACGGAgctatattgttgttgctgcagtcgctgttgctgtcatcgtcatcgccgttgctgttgttgctgtctgtccatACTCACACAACCGTTCCTTCTGTCCTCTCAGCATGTTCAGGGGCTCTTCCACGTTCTCCAGACCTGGGTGTCCCTCACACCTGTCCAGTAGATCATCCAAGCAGTCCATGTAGGTGTCCAAggtcctaaacacacacacgtacgtacaggTACACACGCAGCAatgtccatgtggagtgatggcctagaggtaacgcatccgccttggaagcgagagaatctgagcgcgctggttcgaatcacggctcagccgccgatattttctccccctccactagaccttgagtggtggtctggacgctagtcaatcggatgagacgataaatcgaggtcccgtgtacagcatgcactcagcgcgcgtaaaagaacccacggcaacaaaagggttgttcctggcaaaattatgtagaaaaatccacttcgataggaaaaacaaataaaactgcacgcagaaaaaaacaaaaaattgggtggcgctgtagtgtagcaacgtgctctccgtggggagagcagcccgaatttcacacagataaatctgttgtgataaaaaaaaaatacaaatacaaataatgctgCGAGGTAAAGGGAGCATGGCTTGCATGCTGTTCGGTTTTCAAATTCAAGGTCTCAAGACTTCAAGAAAATTCCCAAAAGAATAGAAGAATCTTATTCCTTTATATACTGGAGAAAAACCCAAATGCTTTGTATAAGAGGCTGTAAAAAGGAgactttatattaaaaaaaacataacctGTCCACATGCTGAGTTCACCTGGAGTAAGCAACTCCACTGCCCAGACCAGGGGCAAGTAACAGCACAGGAGATACATTATTCGTGGAAATGTTATACATGTGTGAGAGGGTTGGAGTGTAAGGGAGGGTTGTTCATcttggcatgcgtgtgtgtgtgcgcgagaacAGATGTGTATTTGTTTCCGTGTGAGACAATTGATACGTGTTGATGTCAAGGGCAGTGAGTACATCTCTCCCTCCGAACAGGAGAATAACATTCTAGAATCTAGAAACAAACGATTAtcgtggtttgttgttttgttcttaagAATGGAGCAAGCATAACAACAAATAACGAGAAAAATTGATAAAACCAGGAGTGTCGACGAGGGAAACTTCCACAAGAGGGGACATtataactgacaacaacaacagcagcaacatcctaACACGGGAATCATCACACAGTGGAGTGGGGGGCCTGTCATTAACACAGCACCAGACTTAGGAAGCGAGGGCCGACTCCCTCAAGGACCAGTTTTCTTCCACCATCATTCCTCACTTGACTTTGAATCGAGTtcaagtctttcagatgagactgACGACACTCactttacacacaaaaaagagcccAAATCGACACTTTCGTTCTTGATTACGAGTGGGATTTTATGGgtacgactgtttttaccctACCGTTTAGGCAGCCACAGTCCGTCATCGCGGGTATTTTTGCTCAGTTTGCCGTGAAGGTACACGTTATGTACATTACATATCAGTCTGATGATACCCACCGGCACATGGAGGCACGGCTGGAAGATTGCTGCATGGCAGAAACATGCTGGTTGCAGCGATGCGCATCTTCCATGATGTTTGGGCAGTCATCGCCACCTGAGGAACCCGAGGAACCTGGAAACAGAGGACAGGTCTTCGTATGTTCTTCAATGAAATGTTGAATGTCTGTCCGATAGTAGAGATattaggtggagagagagacatgggcacggacattgtttattgccattgacaatactaccctctggcaagggggacaatgtatgaacaaagaataacggcggtttacacaGACATTAaaacattgctaagagtaaaaagaaaatcaaccacaaaacaacaacaacaacaacaaaaacccacaaaaaacccccaaacaaaacaaaaacaaaacaaaaacaaacaaacaaacaaaaaaaacaccaaaaacaataacaacgacaaaataataaaatacaacatattgctaagattaaaaaggaaaatgaatccaactttctacaaagtcattcagaattacaAAATGTGGAGCTGGCATCAGGGAAACAgcgttttttcgataactatgaggcttccgaagttaatttctttttccgacaatcccaagctagggcgattaaattcgctagtgatcttattcttaattcatcatctatcaaaagcatactAGTATGGTTCATATTCTTTAAGTTTTCACCGTTAAAAATTaagcattttttaaaaaaatttcttcataatactaacacataaaaaggaaatgagtttcatcttcaactgaagcactacacataggacaaggggaccgtgtggacgtgtcagcagagaaacattttttttttgttagcatttagtCCTAAAGatctaagtctgaatcgagccaggcttgttctgtaccatttattactttaatgtatttttctgtctgaaaaatgttctaaaaagagaggaaccaactgtatttttctgactcttcaatgtgggcatgccaatcctgtttgtacgaatCAATtattctgtctttaaattctgcgagaaatattcgatcactgccaacaccctgacacatccagcTAATCTCAAAGCCCTGTGTGGTTGaaacattctttacaaaaaaaaaaatcccaagaatgttttaaccacacacacacacacacacacagagggattttGACATGATACTACACTTGTAACGGTATGTTCAGGagagcgtgcgtgcttgtgtgcatacATTCAAATCATTTGGAAAATGCAGAAGGGCCTATCACAGCTTTCGAACAATCAGCAGCTGTTGAACCCGACAGCAGAATAGCGAATCAGTTGGTGTTTGGCTTGAGAAGGAGAAAGTCTCCCAATTGTACAATCAGTTGATTCTGTCTCAGGTGAGCGACGCAGAGATTGTTGTTTGCTTGAAAAAGTCTGTTCAATTCATATATGAGCAAAGTTTTACTTGTTACGTCTGTTTAATTCAATTCATAATTGAGTAAAAACGATTGTTGTTTGAATGCGAAATTGTAATATTGAACATGTTATTCCAAACAGTTTTATTTTatgccccccaaaaaagcaaaaacgtTTGGCGATTTTTTTAAGGTTTTCTCGAAGCTGTGAGCCGTGATATAAGGGCGTTGTCtcttatatatgtatgcatgatgtatgtatgactgtTTAATTATCTATTAAGTAATGAATTCATATGTGCTGTTTTAATCATAATTTTCCTCttctcattattttattatttttttccccctcaaggcctgactaagcgcgttgggttacgctgctggtcaggcatctgcttggcagatgtgtagcgtatatggatttgtccgaacgcagtgacgcctccttgagctactgatactgatactgttgttttttgtcgtcatCATTTACTGTTAACGATGACAAAGTACACggagcttttttgttgttgctgcatgtctctgttgctgtcattgtcatcgtcatcgccgtTGCTGTCGTTGCAGTCTGTCCTTACTCACACAACTGTTCCCTCTGATCTCGCAACATGCCCAGAGGCTGCTCCACGTCGCTCAGCCCTGGGTGTCCCTCACACCTGTCCAGGAGATCCTCCATGCACTGCAGGTAGGCGTCTATGGACCTAAACATAAACACGCACGTACAGGTACACACcatcacgtgcgcacacacacacacacacaccccttcacatcacctgtctcacattAGTCCTATTTTTATCCTTATCTACGTTTTGGATCACAGGACTaatacgcacgcatgtacacacacacacacacacacacacacacacacacacacgtgcacgtgggTTACTGTtgcatctttctttctcctctaccCCTTCTCCTGCATTGCCCTTCTCCTGCATTGCCCTTCTCCTGCATTGCCCTTCTCCCCCTGTTCCCTCTTTAAAGGCCACGGTGTGACAACTCAAGGTATCGGCAGAACTGCAGACAGAACTGAAGAACCTTAGTGCCTCAGGCACTCCATAAAGAATCGGAGAATCTTACCCCTTGACCGCCGTacacgtattacgtacgtgcatagtgacgacacggatgacgtcatcagacaaagggaaatagctctggtgggctgaaaattcacacagtttgtccagagtggtatatctccagaccattttctcagttttaggcttattgttttgggtATTGTTTTATGACCAGAAACACCACTTTCTAGTGTTTTCCCCTTGGCACTGAAGGTGTTTTAATCCTGTATATACTGGAGAATAACCCAAATGCTGTGTATAAGAAGCTGTAAATAAAAAAGgaggaaatacaaaaaaatccTGTCCACTTGCTGAAATCACCTGGAAAAAGACCAGGCCAAGGGCTTGTAGCAGCGCAGGAGAGATTATTCGTGGAAATATTGTATGCGTTTGAGAGGGttgtgtgtgggcgggagggtTGTTCGTctgggcatgcgtgtgtgtgtgtgtgtgtgtgtgtgtgtgtgtgtgtgtgtgtgtgtgtgtgtgtgtgtgtgtgctggtgagtACAACTGTGTATTTGTTTTCGTGGAAGACAACTTATACATGCTGTAGTCTAGGACAGTGAGCTTAACTGCCTGACCAAACGAGAGAACAGTATTATggaatacatgtggagtgatggcctagaggtaacgcgtccgcctaggaagcgagagaatctgtgcgcgctggttcgaatcacggctcagccgccgatactttctccccctccactagaccttgagtggtggtctggacgctagtcattcggatgagacgataaaccgaggtcccgtgtgcagaacccgcggcatcaaaagggttgttcctggcaaaattctgtacaaaaatccacttcgataggaaaaacaaaatgaaactgcacgcagtaaaaaaaatacagataaatgggtggcgctgtagtgtagcgtcgcgctgtccatggggagagcagcccgaatttcacacagagaaatgtgttgtgataaaatgaaatacaaatacaagtacatcttaggtggtggttgttttgttaggAATGAAACGAGCAAAacaacaatgtgtatgtatgtgtacgggtATGACTTTTTACCCTGCCGTTTAGGCAGCCACAGTCCGTCATCGGGTATTTTCACTCAGTTTGCCGTGCAGGGACAAACAATGTACATCACATAACAGGCTGAAGATACCCACTGGCACATCACGGCACGGCTGGGAGCTTGCTGCAGGGTGGTAACATGCTGGTTGCAGCGATTCACATCTCCCATGATGTTTGGGCAGTCATTGTTGACTGAGGCACCTGGAAACAGAGGACATGTCTTTGTAggtttgttcgttctttaatgTTGAATGTCTTGTCTGAATAATGGAGatatgtgtccatggtaaactgaAATAAActcattttctctagaaatatattttattttcaacagatgtggtgtagcgtatatggagcagaccgtacgctttgacaccaccttgaaactgaaactgaaactgtcaatttGGTTTAAACGTAGAGCCAAGAATTATTTCTTCCATTGATAACAGTTACAGGTTGCAAGTCTTCGCATTAAATTGTATTTTTGGATCGAGACTTTTATTTCGTGCAGTTTTCGAATCTGCAAGATTTGTTTGGGTCGTTCCCGGTTTGTTGCCAAACAACGTTTGTGTTTCCTGGATTGGTTGTGGTTTTAAGATAGTTTGCCATTCAATTTCACGtccgcaattaaaagaaaaaagaaaagaaaagaaaaaatgaacagaacacacagaatgacattaCATACATCACTGACGAGTTTAGTGCATACGAATATTTTAAAGAGGGCACTGAACTAACTAGAATGAATGAACATACTGCAAATTATAGTCTTGGTTCGCCGTCTTGTCTGGAAAGTCTGTCACTGTGGGAGTCGTTCTGCATAAGTATCTGAACAGTAAAGTCATGGAAAAGACGAGAATAGGTTAAAAGTTCGACAGAAAGAAACGTATACCTATGAGCTGTTGAGATATTATTGAAACACAGATCCACTGTAGCTGAAACTGTCAAGGCACAACGTTTCAACAaatgtgcacatttttttttttggacgggGAACATAAACGTAAAAAAAATAGTTTACACTTATGCAGTTTACACAAAGTCATTGTCTAATTGCAGTAATTCAGATTTTCATACGAAAGAGTATTTATATGACCAATCGGAGCCGGAAAGCCGTGATAAAAACActgggaagtttgaaactttgacacaGTCATGTGTTAGGCCTTTGTCGATTCGCTGATCGTAATTTTGACGAATGAATTGGACCTGACAGAAGTGATTATAGTGCATAGTACGTCCGAAAATGTGTTTGATGTTTGACACTGTTACGATTTATTGAGCCGGATAGCAGTAATGATAATTTCAAAACTTTTATGGGTCTGTATTGCAATCATGAATCAATAAAATGCCGAACGATATGAGCTGCTTCAGCTACAGATGGTTTCCAGTAATACATTGTGAATGGCAGCATGATTAAGATTGACGGTATATAAAGTACTGGtagcccccccgctccccccacccctaccaccttttccctccctccacaccacttGCATTTTCGTTTTCGTTCTTGTAGTCTTTAAATCAGAAGGAATCACAGGTT
This portion of the Babylonia areolata isolate BAREFJ2019XMU chromosome 16, ASM4173473v1, whole genome shotgun sequence genome encodes:
- the LOC143291214 gene encoding uncharacterized protein LOC143291214, which produces MMYSAPLCLVVTLCLLSLGEGTSDKDKREERVCPDLMTEFSVCYGPLMALDDPNDLVQACQAGRSYVTCVEELMDRCEDDPVLQEDHAQAALLQSIAHVERECASVNNDCPNIMGDVNRCNQHVTTLQQAPSRAVMCQSIDAYLQCMEDLLDRCEGHPGLSDVEQPLGMLRDQREQLCSSGSSGGDDCPNIMEDAHRCNQHVSAMQQSSSRASMCRTLDTYMDCLDDLLDRCEGHPGLENVEEPLNMLRGQKERLCPGYKRRSMDETETERREQPFEAVLQTLTARDLMRRLTRIQKK